Within the Synergistaceae bacterium genome, the region CCAAGCAGCAGCAATAATATCTTCCATTTTCGTGATTTCGGGATACCAGCGCAAAATTTCATGTGCTTTATTACTGTCAGCGATTAATCTCGCAGGATCGCCGGGCCGCCTCTCGCCGATTTCTACGGGAATATCAAGCCCAGTTGCCTGTCTTGCCGCGTTGATCATCTCCATTACTGAATAACCGTCGCCGCTCCCTAAATTAAATATGTCGCTCTCTCCGCCCCTGCGCAAATATTCAAGTGCTAAAATATGAGCCCTCGCTAAATCCTCAACGTGAATATAATCGCGTATACATGTGCCGTCTTTAGTCGGGTAATCGTCGCCGTAAACTGTGATATGATTGCGCTTTCCGAGCGGGACCTGCAGAATTAACGGGATTAAATGAGTCTCGTTCCTGTGATCTTCACCGATTGAGCCGTCATGCCAAGCCCCGGCAACGTTGAAATAACGGAGTGAGACATATTTTATTTTATGCTGCAAACTTACCCAGTGCATCATTTTTTCCATTATGCGTTTGCTTTCACCGTATGGATTCGTCGGGATTGTCTCATCAGTCTCTAAAATGGGGACTCTCTTGGGCTCACCGTAAGTTGCTGCAGTTGACGAGAATATTATTTTGCCGATGTTATTGCGCTGCATTGACTCTAATAAACTTATCATGCCGCCGACGTTGTTATCGAAATATTTTAATGGCTTCTCGACGCTCTCACCGACTAAAGAATAAGCGCAGAAATGTATTACAGCCTCTATATTATTTTCCGCGAAAATCTTATCAAGTAATGCACCGTCGCGAATATCGCCCTGATAAAATTTTGTGCCCCTAGGGATTGACTCTTTATGACCGAGTTCTAAATTGTCGATTATTATTACGTCTTCACCGTGTTCCTGAAAAGCTCTTACATAATGCGAGCCTATATATCCTGCTCCTCCGCAAATTAATACTGACATGAAAAATTTTCCTCCTGATTATATATATTTAATAATTATAATTACTTGAATCGCTCATACTTGGAATCGGGTTAATCATGACATCACCGACTGCCATAGATTTATCATTGCCGTTATCGCTGCCGACGTGCATTTTCCCGGGTCTTGCTACCGGCGAGGGCTTTACGGATTCATAAATGCTGACTGCGACTCCTTCAGGTGCGTGGAGTTCGGGGGAGTTTTTTGCTGCCCATTTAGTTAATGCAGAGTTCGCCGCCTGCTGAGTCAAAGCCGGATTTGCCTGCCACCATGTATTCTGCTCGTCTGTGCTGATAAAAATTATTTGTGAATCTTTGCCGGTTCCGCGAGAAATTTTTAACTTCATGGGAATTAATTTCTTGCCCGAAATATCAGCAGCTTTAAGCCAAGCAAAATCTCCGCCCATCCATGAATAGCCTTCAGGTGAATCAGTAATATTTAATTCGGGAGAATGTGAACGCAGATAATGCCGAGCCGTAGAAGTCTTTGCAAGTTTTACGCCGACCCATATAGAATCATTGACGCGTGAAATTTGCGCATTTGCCGGGACACTCACAAAATAACGCTGTAATTTATTTATGTCGGGATTAATATTATTATTCAAGTTCACAGCCAAAGCCATCGCATAAAGCCCGCCTATAACCGAGTGAATATCTTTATCAGGATTAATTATTGCTTGACTCGATAATGCAGAATTAACACTCACAAGAATTATAAGAATAATAACAAAAAATTTTGTCTTCATGTTTATAATAAATCCTTCTTTCATGAATAAATAAATACATATACGCTAATTTTATAATAACTCACGCAAAAAATTAATTACTTCACGCTATATATACAAATTCACGCTTTATTCTACTCCCACCCGCCCACCCGCCTGCTGCGCAGACGAGTAGAATAGGAGGATCTCATTTATTGCTGATTAACGTCATCCCCTGACCGTCTATAATGTGAAATATAGTATCAGGCAGAGGCTCTCTAGGCTTACTTCCTGAGGGCATAATCAAGAAAACTCTATCATCCCGCAGCCATAAAGCATTTAATCTCGCGTCATTCGTCGTAAATTGCCAGTCATCGACTCCGGCTGTAAGCGGCGAATTAATTAATTCAGAATTCCTGAACGTGTAAAAATATATAGACTGATAATTTATCCCGTATTGAATAATTTTATCCGAGCCCTTAACGAGATCGCGCAGTGTCAAGCCTATATCACTAATCGAATAAATTTCACTTGTCAGACTAAACACGCCCGACAACGGCATTAAGCACAATAAAGCAGCTGCCGAGACATTGCGGACAAATTTTTTTATCTGCCGAGTCCTCACGTAATACCAGCAGGCAAATAAAAATAGTCCCGTCATAACTTCCCATGGAATCAACGACATCAAAGACGCGCTTATAACCGGCAAAAATCCCGCGAAAAACGGCAGAATTAAATATAACACAGGCACAAGAATCAAAGTATTTATTAAGACAGCTTCACGCAAAGAAAATAATTTTTCGTCATAAAGCCATGAATCAAGACGGCGCGCAAGAATCGCACTCAATGCAGGAACACACGCAGAAATCGACATTATATCGCAGCTTAGTATTGAGCCTAGAAAAAATATTCCCGCCCAGATAAGCATAAAAATTTCACTGCTGGGTTTAACCGGGTATTCACTCGGTAATAATTCAATTATTGAGCGTATAATAAAGCCATGAAACGGACAGAACGCAATAAATATATAAATTATTGAGCCTATAATCCCACCGAATGAATAAATATGATTCTGGCATATCATGAAAGAAAGCAAGTTAGGATTTATTATAATTACAGCCAGTAAATAAAAACTTGAGATTATTATACCCGTTATAATTCCCGGCGGCCAAGTAAAGAAATCTTTTAGCAGATCCCAGTCCTCACACAGAACGCAATATAAAATTAATGCAAGCCACGCAAAAATTATTGACTCAAGCCCATGCGCAATAAAAGCAAACGAGATCGCAGAATGTGAGAGAATCAGCCAGTTTTTATTATTCTGCGATAAAATTATTCCCGTCATTGCAAAACTAGTTAAACACGCAAATATCGAACTTGACGCGGCAATTTGTGAGGCAGTAAAAGCTCCTGTCATACTCGCGCAAATCACAGCAGCAAGCCAGCCCTTACGCCTTGAGTCATATTCATTATTTTGACGTGCGGAAAGAACACTAGCCGCTATCATTCCCAGACCTGCAAGGACTGACCAGA harbors:
- a CDS encoding glycosyltransferase family 39 protein; protein product: MLFGALLFYLYFRGAGSHGLIDPVEGINASIALHMSAGGSYFVPKMGEILTAGHSLGTWWLEAIALKIFGWSEFAVRFWSVLAGLGMIAASVLSARQNNEYDSRRKGWLAAVICASMTGAFTASQIAASSSIFACLTSFAMTGIILSQNNKNWLILSHSAISFAFIAHGLESIIFAWLALILYCVLCEDWDLLKDFFTWPPGIITGIIISSFYLLAVIIINPNLLSFMICQNHIYSFGGIIGSIIYIFIAFCPFHGFIIRSIIELLPSEYPVKPSSEIFMLIWAGIFFLGSILSCDIMSISACVPALSAILARRLDSWLYDEKLFSLREAVLINTLILVPVLYLILPFFAGFLPVISASLMSLIPWEVMTGLFLFACWYYVRTRQIKKFVRNVSAAALLCLMPLSGVFSLTSEIYSISDIGLTLRDLVKGSDKIIQYGINYQSIYFYTFRNSELINSPLTAGVDDWQFTTNDARLNALWLRDDRVFLIMPSGSKPREPLPDTIFHIIDGQGMTLISNK
- the galE gene encoding UDP-glucose 4-epimerase GalE produces the protein MSVLICGGAGYIGSHYVRAFQEHGEDVIIIDNLELGHKESIPRGTKFYQGDIRDGALLDKIFAENNIEAVIHFCAYSLVGESVEKPLKYFDNNVGGMISLLESMQRNNIGKIIFSSTAATYGEPKRVPILETDETIPTNPYGESKRIMEKMMHWVSLQHKIKYVSLRYFNVAGAWHDGSIGEDHRNETHLIPLILQVPLGKRNHITVYGDDYPTKDGTCIRDYIHVEDLARAHILALEYLRRGGESDIFNLGSGDGYSVMEMINAARQATGLDIPVEIGERRPGDPARLIADSNKAHEILRWYPEITKMEDIIAAAWKWHKSHPNGYAS